The nucleotide sequence tggactttgtctgtggaactgatgcactacaatgctgagaactatattctgcactctgtatcttcccctattGTACATGTTTGCCTTAATTGTAttgatgtatagcattatctgaagatagacacagggtgctggaatcattcagcgggtcaggcagcacctctggagtaaaaagatgggtgacgtttcgggttgggaatcATCTTCAGACCCATATATATTACAGCGCATTAATTAAGTCATATAGTATTATGtgatctagtttagtttggagatacagcacagaaacaggctctttggcccactgagtttgcatcgaccagcgatccacgcatattaacgctatcctacacactagggacaattttatatttataccaagccaattggcctacaaacctgtatatctttggagtaatgtgtttggatagcatgcaaaacatcatccttatctacctctttgatgaccctcggactatccttgatcggacttcgctggctttaccttgtacatagaaacatagaaaataggtgcaggaggaggccattcggcccttcgaaccagcaccgccattcattgtgatcatggctgattatccctatcaataacccgtgcctgccctctccccgtgcctgccctctccccatactaaacgttattcccttatcatgtatcattgtaatcatgtattgtctttctgctgactggttagcacgcaacaaaaagcttttcactgtacctcggtacacgtgacaataaactaaactgaactggtctCTCTATTGACTGAAATAATGGAAACTCGGTAACAGAGTGGCTGTTGGCCCTGCTACCAGGGACTCTGGTTTAGACCTGGCCTCGGGTGTTGCCTGCGTGGAATTTGCATaaactgtgtgggtttctcccTGATGTTCCAGTTTTTTCGCATATCCTTGAAGCCAGCTCGAGCTCAGCacaggtgttgcgggctgaatggCAATAGTACAAGTGGTACTGATATAATATTTACAATGATGAAGGTAAACTGGTGCAAGGACTGTTACGCAATCTGATGTGGtacaaaattaaaattgaattgcTAAACCGAAGCACGGCATCCTAATCTCGTGTCTATCTCCCCCTCAGGTGATGATGATGGGCTGCAGCCTCGTGGCTGAGGAGCTGCTGAAGAATGGGGCGGACCCCAACATCCAGGATAAGAATGGCTTCACCCCAGCGCATGATGTGGCCCGTACGGGCTTCCTGGACACCATGATGGTCCTGGTTGAGTACAACTCGGACATGAACATGGAGGATGCCTCGGGCTGTCTGCCGATCCACCTCGCCGCCCAAGAGGGCCATCTTTGCCTCGTTCAGTTCCTGGCTACGAAGTCGCGCTTCTGGCACAAGAACTCCAGTGGGCACACCCCGCTGGACATGGCGAGCGCTTGCGGTAGAACTGAGGTGGCGGAGTGGTTGGAGGAGCACTTGCAAGCAACGGGAACCCAGTCCCTGCACTGATACACAGGTGGCTGCAACACTGACTAACGTCTGCTCActttaaagggccagtcccaccttcaccacctaattcacaaccttttttactcgtggacatttttcatcaggctagaaaaaaacgccccgacctacttgatgccacgagtacccacgactagcatcacgacctgctacgacctacctacctatgacctcgtgacgaccatgctgcgagtatgagtcaagggcaaactcggcagaggtcgtgaattaggtcgtgaaagtgggacaggcccttaaccttgcCAAACCATGCTTGTGGTTGactacatttttgtttttaaatcgccgAACTAGAGTGGAAGCTCCGACTCAAAATATTTGATGGCCATCTGACCAAAAAAATAATATCCAAAtggcttaaaaaaaaataatgtcatacattttttttttttgctagtGTAAATTTGAAAGGGagtaaattttaaatttaaaagtgACTTTGAACTCTGCTGCGCTTTTTGAACCGAGGCTTTTTGCACGTTGCCTCGGGAGCCCTGGGATTTGCCGAGCTTCCCTGCAGGAGAGCTGGAAGCAGCTCAGCTCCCACAAACTTGGTCTTCGGGGGAAACAAGCACCTTTTGTCGGACTGTCCAGATGGAGACTCAGGGATGTCCCTGGGCAGAACGCCACTGGGAGCCACTCAGTCACTGCATCTGGAGACCTGCACTGAACAACGAGATCTCTTGGACAATGAGTggtggggagagatgaggggggaggtgggaggtggggggtgagCTGAAATCCGCTGTTCAGCCCCCCCGGTTCAGCCACAATCACGGGCGCCTCAGGGAAAATACAGGAATATCCCATGTACGAGCTGGCGATCGAAGTCTTCATGCCTTATCTTAACCAATGTGTGTTTACATTGATTTAAAGTACTGTAAAAAAAATAATGAGTTGTGCTTTACAGATTTTTCTAACAGTTTTGTTGTTATTATTTCCCccctttttttgttcttttaacGGAAACAGCAGTTAATGTAGCAATTATCTTTTAAGTCCTGGGTGTTTTAATAAttcataagtgtgtgtgtgttcatttaTACTGTTTAATTTGAACATTGTACAAAGGCAAAGCTATAAATGCCCCTTTTTAATAATGTTTAAAAAAGGGgatgcttatgcccctgtcccacttaggaaacctgaacggaaacctctggagactttgcgcctcatccaaagtttccatgcggttcccggaggttgcaggtggttgccggaggttgcaggtagtggaagcaggtagggagactgacaaaaacctccgggaaccgcacggaaaccttgggtgggacgcaaagtctccagaggtttccgttcaggtttcctaagtgggacaggggcattaaccttCCAGAAATCGTGTAGCATTTAAAAGTTCTAGGTTTAACAGCATTGCGCATGTGCAGGCTATCTTTGTATGTTTTCGGGTTTCGCAGAATAAGTAGATAAAAGTGTGGACTCAGGCGGAAATTCCAGAACATCGCTtgaccattctctccacagatgctgcctgacccgctgagttcctccagcactttgtgttttgattcgGAGATTCCAGGAGCCAAGAGCTCATCATTAATTTGGACGGTAAATTCTACCAGCATTTGTGTAACTAGAAACTCTctatagtgctggagtaattcagtgggtcaggcagcatctctggccgacgtggataggcgacttttcgggttgggaccctctttAGATGAGGGGacagaacccgaaacgtcacctaaccatgtcctccatagatgctgcctgacctgctaaattattccagcacattgtgtcttttttgtaaactagtatctgcaattccttgtttaagaaagaactgcagatgctggaaaatcgaagatagacaaaagtgctggagaaactcagcgggtgcagcagcatctatggagcgaaggaaatatacaatgctgcctatttccttcgctccatagatgctgcctcacccactgagtttctccagcacttttgtctatctgcaATTGCTTGTGCCTGCTTAAAAAGCATGGATCTTCGTAAAGGGGGAAAGTAGAGACCCTCTTGTCTTCAGCTCCTCCTCCACCCACCCCTaccctcagtctggagaagggtcaccTACCCTTttcttgcagagatgctgcctgacccgctgagttactccagcactttgcgtctatctttggtataaaccagcacctgcagttccttgcttctacgagTAGAGATCTTGTTTATCCCCCGAACAGTATCACACAGTTGCAATGCTGAAGGAATAGTCCCTACTGAGTGAACAGCAGTCTCGGGCAGATTAGGAACCTGCTTACTCCAGCTGGTAAATAGTATCTACTGCAGTTAAGCTTTGGACCAGTGGAGACATTGAGGGAACTGAAGGTGTATTAATGTTTTCAAtaacctggtaaacctccttGGTGACATTTTTCCCTTCTGCCTTCCTTAGAAAAGAGCACGCATTAGCTGCCTGACGctgccattccctttgtcctatttccaCACCCTATTCTTCCTTATCTATTTATATCCGTctcccatgacatcagtctgaagaagggtctcgacccgaaacgtcacccattccttttctccggagatgccgcctgtcccactgagttactccagcattttgtgtctgtctgctgcCAAAGTCATGACCTGTTTTCAGAGATGGCTTACATTCCCCTCAATACTTTTAATAATGCTGTAAGCATAAACAAAATGTTGGTAACACCCTGCAGAGCAGACAGTGAAATCCAGTCAACATTTCAGACCAATAACCGCCCGTCTGAGCAGTGGTGCGGTAATTATAGGGATCTTGCGTCTATTAAACTTGCCTCAATTGTGGATGGGTGTGGCCACAGATGTAGCTATCTCCCAGCCCAAATTTCCAAATAAGGAATGT is from Amblyraja radiata isolate CabotCenter1 chromosome 35, sAmbRad1.1.pri, whole genome shotgun sequence and encodes:
- the LOC116991977 gene encoding cyclin-dependent kinase 4 inhibitor D-like, translating into MVKSMSGANKLSSAAVQGNWREVKRLLNEEKVNVNAVNKYGHTALQVMMMGCSLVAEELLKNGADPNIQDKNGFTPAHDVARTGFLDTMMVLVEYNSDMNMEDASGCLPIHLAAQEGHLCLVQFLATKSRFWHKNSSGHTPLDMASACGRTEVAEWLEEHLQATGTQSLH